The following are encoded in a window of Trichocoleus sp. genomic DNA:
- the ntcA gene encoding global nitrogen regulator NtcA — translation MVVAPDRPLANVFRQLSGSAFPPVVEAYERGKTIFFPGDPAERVYFLLKGAVKLSRVYEAGEEITVALLRENSVFGVLSLITGQRADRFYHAVAFTPTELLSVPIEQVEKSLKENPELCMLMMQGLSSRILQTEMMIETLAHRDMGSRLVSFLLILCRDFGVPTSEGITIDLKLSHQAIAEAIGSTRVTVTRLLGDLRQDQMISIHKKKITVHNPVTLSQQFT, via the coding sequence ATGGTAGTGGCACCAGATAGACCGTTGGCAAATGTCTTTCGTCAACTAAGTGGGAGTGCCTTCCCGCCTGTGGTGGAAGCTTATGAACGCGGTAAGACGATTTTTTTTCCGGGTGATCCTGCGGAAAGAGTCTATTTCTTACTGAAGGGAGCCGTCAAGCTGTCGCGGGTATATGAGGCTGGCGAAGAAATTACCGTGGCGCTGTTACGCGAGAACAGCGTATTTGGCGTGCTATCGCTGATTACCGGGCAGCGAGCCGATCGCTTTTATCATGCGGTTGCCTTTACCCCAACTGAACTGCTGTCTGTGCCGATCGAGCAGGTTGAGAAATCCCTTAAGGAAAACCCAGAGCTCTGTATGCTGATGATGCAGGGTCTCTCGTCTCGAATTCTCCAGACAGAGATGATGATCGAAACCCTAGCGCATCGAGACATGGGTTCTCGCCTCGTCAGCTTCCTGCTGATTCTCTGCCGCGATTTTGGCGTGCCTACTTCAGAAGGCATCACAATTGATCTAAAACTTTCCCATCAAGCAATTGCTGAGGCGATCGGCTCGACGCGGGTAACGGTGACCCGGTTGCTCGGCGATCTGCGGCAGGATCAAATGATCTCGATTCACAAAAAGAAGATTACAGTCCACAATCCAGTGACGCTAAGCCAGCAGTTTACCTAG
- the lpxB gene encoding lipid-A-disaccharide synthase: protein MSGDVQTDRFNNGTQPSSAQEPKCIFVSTGEVSGDLQGSLLVEALYREAAQAGICIEVVATGGERMAKAGAKLLADTSAIGSIGILESLFYVLPSYQIQQRVKQFLRQNPPDLTVMIDYLGPNIGFGSFMRQQFPQVPRVYYIAPQEWVWSISSANTRQILRITDRLLAIFPAEATYYEKWGANVTWVGHPLVDRFQSAPTRADAREALGISSDQTMIALIPASRKQELKYILPIMFQAAQQLQAQLPQAHFYIPLSLEVYRSAIEAAIQQFGLRATLIADQTQTVLAAADLALTKSGTVNLELALLNVPQVVMYRLNPVTAWIAKHLLKYAAPFISPANLVLMKPVVPELLQHEATSERLVSEALDILLNPDRQQQIFADYDQTRQKLGQVGVCDRAAKEILSLLPQESSTN, encoded by the coding sequence ATGAGCGGGGATGTGCAGACCGATCGATTCAATAACGGCACTCAACCCTCTTCTGCCCAGGAACCAAAATGCATTTTTGTCAGCACAGGCGAAGTATCGGGTGATTTACAGGGGTCGCTCCTGGTAGAAGCCTTATATCGAGAGGCAGCACAGGCAGGCATCTGCATTGAAGTTGTGGCAACAGGCGGGGAGCGAATGGCGAAAGCTGGCGCAAAACTGCTGGCAGATACCAGTGCCATTGGTTCGATCGGCATTCTCGAATCTTTGTTTTATGTGCTGCCAAGTTACCAGATTCAGCAGCGAGTCAAGCAGTTTTTACGGCAAAATCCGCCTGATTTAACTGTGATGATTGACTACTTGGGTCCCAACATCGGATTTGGGAGTTTTATGCGGCAGCAGTTTCCCCAAGTGCCCAGAGTTTACTACATTGCACCGCAAGAGTGGGTCTGGTCAATTAGCTCTGCCAATACGAGACAGATTTTACGCATCACCGATCGTCTTCTGGCAATCTTTCCGGCAGAAGCTACTTATTACGAAAAGTGGGGCGCTAATGTTACCTGGGTAGGGCATCCGCTAGTCGATCGATTTCAATCTGCCCCAACTCGCGCAGATGCCAGGGAAGCACTGGGAATCTCCAGTGATCAAACGATGATTGCCCTGATTCCAGCCTCGCGCAAACAAGAACTTAAGTACATTTTGCCAATCATGTTTCAGGCAGCCCAACAGCTGCAAGCGCAATTGCCCCAGGCACATTTCTACATTCCGCTGTCACTGGAAGTTTATCGATCGGCAATTGAAGCAGCCATTCAGCAATTTGGCTTGCGAGCCACGCTGATTGCAGACCAAACCCAAACCGTTTTAGCAGCCGCAGATTTAGCACTTACAAAATCGGGAACCGTAAATTTAGAGCTTGCTTTGCTCAACGTGCCGCAGGTAGTGATGTATCGGTTGAACCCGGTCACAGCCTGGATTGCCAAACATCTTTTGAAGTATGCTGCACCCTTTATTTCACCTGCCAACCTCGTTCTAATGAAACCTGTTGTGCCCGAGTTGCTCCAACATGAAGCGACTTCAGAACGGCTGGTATCTGAAGCGCTTGATATCCTCCTTAACCCAGACCGCCAACAGCAAATCTTCGCCGACTACGATCAAACCCGTCAGAAGCTTGGTCAAGTTGGCGTTTGCGATCGAGCAGCAAAAGAAATTTTGAGTTTACTGCCCCAGGAATCTTCGACAAACTGA
- the lpxA gene encoding acyl-ACP--UDP-N-acetylglucosamine O-acyltransferase translates to MVSLIHPTAVIHPRAELHPTVQIGAYAVIGEQVTIGAGTIVGHHAVIDGRVEIGERNKVFPGAAIGLEPQDLKYDGSLNLVKIGNDNVIREYVTINRATLADEMTVLGNNNLLMAYSHVGHNCVIGDQVIIANSVALSGHVRIESQARISGVLGVHQFVHIGRLAMIGGMSRINRDVPPFMLVEGNPARVRSLNKVGLQRAGLGDAAAMQSLKKAFRLLYHSGLPFRQALEQLDLLSDSEAIEHLRQFLRLSHSPGRRGSIPGKKLKSREDD, encoded by the coding sequence TTGGTTTCCCTGATTCATCCCACTGCTGTCATTCATCCTCGTGCTGAACTCCACCCAACAGTGCAGATTGGAGCCTATGCTGTCATTGGTGAGCAGGTCACAATTGGTGCAGGTACAATTGTCGGACATCACGCAGTCATTGATGGCAGAGTTGAAATTGGAGAGCGCAACAAGGTTTTTCCGGGAGCGGCGATCGGGCTAGAACCACAAGACTTGAAGTACGACGGATCGCTTAATCTTGTCAAAATTGGCAATGACAATGTGATCCGGGAGTATGTCACGATTAATCGCGCAACGCTGGCAGATGAAATGACCGTCCTGGGAAATAACAACCTGTTGATGGCTTATTCTCATGTCGGTCACAATTGCGTCATCGGCGATCAGGTCATTATTGCCAATAGCGTGGCGCTATCAGGTCATGTTCGCATCGAGTCTCAAGCCAGGATTAGCGGCGTCCTGGGGGTTCACCAATTTGTTCACATTGGGCGTCTGGCGATGATAGGCGGCATGAGCCGCATCAACCGAGATGTGCCTCCTTTTATGCTAGTTGAAGGAAATCCAGCGAGGGTGCGCTCCCTAAACAAAGTTGGGCTACAACGAGCCGGGCTGGGAGATGCAGCAGCGATGCAGTCGCTAAAAAAGGCATTCCGGCTGCTCTACCATTCTGGGCTGCCCTTCCGCCAAGCATTGGAGCAATTGGATCTGCTATCTGATAGCGAAGCGATCGAGCATTTACGGCAATTTTTACGGCTCAGTCACTCTCCAGGACGACGCGGCTCAATTCCAGGGAAGAAGCTGAAAAGCCGAGAGGATGATTAA
- the fabZ gene encoding 3-hydroxyacyl-ACP dehydratase FabZ has protein sequence MAILTDDHTTTHQDAEATPDGSESNQVLTVEEIHRLLPHRYPFSLVDKVIQYVPGKLAVGIKNVTFNEPHFQGHFPGKPIMPGVLIVEAMAQVGGVVLTQMPNLPEGLFMFAGIDKVRFRRPVVPGDQLVMTVELLRVKHRRFGWMQGRAEVDGQLVAEGELMFSLVNL, from the coding sequence ATGGCTATTCTGACTGACGACCATACCACGACTCATCAGGACGCTGAAGCTACCCCAGATGGGAGCGAATCAAATCAAGTTCTAACGGTGGAAGAGATTCACCGCTTGTTACCGCATCGTTATCCTTTTTCATTAGTCGATAAGGTCATTCAGTATGTTCCTGGAAAGCTAGCCGTTGGCATCAAAAATGTCACCTTTAACGAACCGCACTTTCAAGGACATTTTCCCGGAAAGCCTATTATGCCAGGTGTGCTAATTGTAGAAGCAATGGCGCAGGTTGGAGGTGTCGTATTGACCCAAATGCCAAACCTTCCTGAAGGCTTGTTTATGTTTGCTGGAATCGATAAAGTGCGCTTTCGTCGCCCTGTTGTTCCTGGCGATCAACTTGTTATGACCGTGGAACTGTTGCGCGTTAAGCATCGTCGATTTGGATGGATGCAAGGTCGAGCAGAGGTGGATGGTCAACTCGTGGCGGAAGGTGAGTTGATGTTCTCTCTGGTAAACTTGTAA
- the lpxC gene encoding UDP-3-O-acyl-N-acetylglucosamine deacetylase has protein sequence MTSSTPSQLSQASLTSLKQHTIARSFERKGIGLHSGAAVQVRVLPAEEGAGRYFVRTDLPHSPHILASIDAVSQTLLSTELTQGEASVRTVEHLLAALSGMGIDNARIELDGAEVPLLDGSALQWSEAIVEAGVVAQLADRLRYQVQEPITLTKGDAFVAAFPADDLRLTYGIDFGLTAIGNQWHSWSPQTESFLETIAPARTFGFADQIEQLRQQGLIKGGSLDNALVCSQAGWVNPPLRFSNEPVRHKLLDLVGDLSLLGAFPCAHIVAYKASHQLHTQLAQCLVQRFLR, from the coding sequence ATGACATCGTCAACACCAAGCCAATTGTCCCAGGCAAGCCTGACATCATTGAAGCAGCATACAATCGCTCGATCGTTTGAGCGAAAAGGCATCGGGCTACATTCAGGAGCCGCTGTTCAAGTGCGGGTGTTGCCTGCGGAGGAAGGAGCAGGTCGTTACTTTGTCCGGACGGATTTGCCTCATTCTCCCCACATTCTGGCAAGCATTGATGCAGTCAGCCAAACGCTGCTTTCAACGGAGCTAACGCAAGGAGAAGCCTCAGTGCGGACGGTGGAACACTTGCTGGCAGCATTAAGCGGCATGGGAATCGATAACGCCCGGATTGAGCTAGATGGGGCAGAAGTGCCTCTGCTGGATGGTTCCGCTTTGCAGTGGAGTGAGGCAATCGTTGAGGCAGGAGTTGTTGCTCAGTTAGCCGATCGTCTGCGCTACCAAGTTCAGGAACCAATCACCCTGACGAAAGGGGATGCTTTTGTGGCAGCATTTCCGGCAGATGACCTGCGCCTTACCTATGGCATTGACTTTGGCTTGACTGCGATCGGCAATCAGTGGCATAGTTGGTCACCGCAAACTGAGAGTTTTCTAGAAACGATCGCCCCGGCACGAACATTCGGTTTTGCTGATCAGATTGAACAACTGCGGCAACAGGGACTGATCAAAGGTGGTAGTCTGGACAATGCCCTGGTTTGCAGTCAGGCGGGTTGGGTGAATCCCCCCTTGAGATTTTCAAATGAGCCAGTGCGTCATAAACTTTTAGATTTAGTAGGAGATTTGAGTTTATTAGGGGCTTTCCCCTGTGCTCATATCGTGGCTTATAAAGCGAGTCATCAATTGCACACGCAACTGGCTCAATGCCTCGTTCAACGCTTCCTACGCTAG
- a CDS encoding BamA/TamA family outer membrane protein — translation MRFSPIFLAAMTAAAALGLAHPKAEASEAVNALTETANPSEPTRSADSATPEQPALITTQPPDQGSVQGSAPSAVTPSTVIPLSSNISLPTVTSPEFSNSVIAQQTLPTDPSSESQNQPGNPPPGTQTPGSATSPDQLQFDPIPGPDFNFDIPSTQPTTPATPNPSEANPSQTPAAPALPGTNPPATQTPSPQTPTQADQTEPRVLVSEVLVSGAEGDLLNQVYGAIQTRPGTITTRSQLQQDINAVFATGYFSNVRAVPEDTSLGVRVTFYVQPNPVLQQVQLQGSVLQDITYQGREVPLQEAVNDIFADQYGNIVNLRQLQAGIRQLDQLYRDNGYVLAQAVSAPQIAPDGTVTLEVAEGVIENIQIRFLKDGQPIDEEGNPVRGRTRDFIITREFESQPGNVFNQNQIRRDLQRAFALGIFEDLNISLNPGQDPRQVDVVVNVTERNTGSLAAGFGVSSASGLFGSVSFQEQNLGGNNQNLTAEVQLGQRDLLFDLNFTDPWIGGDPNRTSYSVNAFGRQSISLIFDGGPREVNLPNGDRPRVRRYGAGVSFSRPFGEGWRATLGTQFQNVTVRDLDGEITPRDEFGNLLSYNESGTDNIWTVQLSAVRDRRNDPIQTTSGSVLRLSTEQAIPIDGIGFNRLRGSYSYFLPVRFTRLTPGCQKDNPSPEDCPQTLAFNVQAGTIIGDFPPYEAFALGGTDSVRGYGAGDLGSGSSFVQATVEYRFPVFSIVSGALFVDVGSDLGTASNIQGDPAGIREKPGSGFDYGAGLRVQTPIGLVRVDYALNDQGENRITFGIGQGF, via the coding sequence CCGCAGCCCTGGGTCTCGCTCATCCCAAAGCAGAAGCATCTGAGGCTGTCAATGCCCTGACTGAGACTGCAAACCCTTCCGAGCCAACCCGCTCCGCTGATTCTGCTACACCTGAGCAGCCAGCTTTGATCACCACACAGCCGCCAGATCAAGGATCAGTTCAGGGAAGTGCTCCATCGGCAGTCACTCCATCGACAGTCATACCGCTCTCCAGCAATATTTCTCTGCCTACTGTCACGTCACCTGAGTTCTCAAATTCCGTTATTGCGCAGCAGACGCTTCCAACTGACCCGTCTTCCGAATCCCAAAATCAGCCTGGTAACCCACCCCCTGGCACTCAAACGCCCGGTTCAGCAACATCACCTGACCAGTTGCAGTTTGATCCAATCCCTGGGCCCGATTTCAATTTTGATATTCCCTCGACTCAACCAACGACACCTGCTACTCCAAACCCCTCTGAGGCGAATCCTTCACAAACGCCTGCAGCCCCCGCCTTGCCAGGAACAAATCCGCCTGCCACTCAAACCCCTTCACCTCAAACCCCGACTCAAGCAGACCAAACGGAACCAAGAGTGCTTGTTTCAGAAGTTTTAGTATCTGGTGCGGAAGGCGACCTGCTGAATCAAGTCTATGGGGCAATTCAAACCCGTCCCGGAACGATTACGACTCGATCGCAGCTTCAGCAAGATATTAATGCCGTCTTTGCGACTGGGTATTTCTCCAATGTTCGGGCAGTTCCAGAAGATACGTCACTTGGGGTGCGAGTTACTTTTTATGTGCAGCCCAATCCTGTACTCCAGCAGGTGCAGCTTCAGGGAAGTGTGCTGCAAGACATTACTTACCAGGGACGGGAAGTCCCTCTTCAAGAAGCAGTTAACGATATTTTCGCTGATCAATACGGCAATATTGTCAACTTGCGTCAGCTACAAGCAGGCATCAGGCAGCTTGACCAGCTATATCGGGACAATGGATATGTCCTGGCACAAGCGGTTTCTGCTCCGCAAATTGCTCCAGATGGCACGGTAACGCTAGAAGTTGCAGAAGGGGTCATTGAAAATATCCAGATTCGCTTCCTGAAGGATGGTCAGCCGATCGACGAGGAAGGCAACCCAGTTCGTGGACGTACCAGGGATTTCATCATTACCCGTGAGTTTGAATCTCAGCCAGGAAATGTATTTAACCAAAACCAGATTCGCCGAGATTTGCAGCGGGCTTTTGCCCTTGGGATTTTCGAAGACCTGAACATTTCCCTCAATCCGGGTCAAGATCCGCGTCAAGTTGATGTCGTGGTCAACGTTACCGAACGAAATACTGGATCGTTGGCTGCTGGATTTGGCGTTAGCTCTGCCAGTGGTTTATTCGGGAGTGTCAGCTTCCAGGAACAAAACCTGGGCGGCAATAACCAGAACCTGACGGCAGAAGTGCAATTGGGGCAGCGGGATCTGCTCTTTGACCTTAACTTTACTGATCCCTGGATTGGTGGTGATCCAAACCGGACTTCCTACAGCGTCAACGCTTTTGGCCGACAATCCATCTCGCTGATCTTTGATGGAGGTCCTAGAGAGGTGAATTTGCCAAATGGCGATCGTCCTCGGGTTCGCCGCTATGGGGCTGGCGTCAGCTTTAGCCGTCCGTTTGGAGAGGGTTGGCGAGCGACATTAGGAACACAGTTTCAAAATGTCACGGTTCGAGATCTAGATGGCGAAATTACGCCAAGAGACGAATTCGGAAATCTGCTGAGCTACAACGAGTCTGGCACTGACAACATCTGGACTGTACAGCTTTCGGCAGTCCGCGATCGACGTAATGACCCAATTCAAACGACCAGTGGTTCGGTATTGCGCCTCAGTACAGAGCAGGCAATCCCGATTGATGGTATTGGCTTTAATCGATTGCGAGGCAGTTACAGCTACTTCTTGCCCGTTCGTTTTACTCGCCTAACACCGGGATGCCAGAAGGACAACCCCAGCCCTGAAGATTGTCCACAAACGCTGGCGTTTAATGTTCAGGCAGGCACAATTATTGGAGACTTTCCGCCTTACGAAGCATTTGCTCTAGGCGGAACAGATTCAGTGCGCGGCTATGGAGCGGGTGATTTGGGCAGCGGCAGCAGCTTTGTCCAGGCAACTGTAGAATATCGCTTCCCAGTATTTTCCATTGTGAGCGGTGCGCTCTTCGTTGATGTCGGTTCTGATCTCGGTACAGCTTCTAACATTCAGGGTGATCCGGCAGGCATTCGAGAGAAACCTGGCAGCGGCTTTGACTATGGAGCAGGCTTACGGGTTCAAACCCCGATCGGTTTAGTCCGAGTAGACTATGCCCTGAATGATCAGGGGGAAAACCGAATTACCTTTGGCATCGGGCAGGGATTCTAG